A genome region from Pseudomonas sp. S06B 330 includes the following:
- a CDS encoding mechanosensitive ion channel family protein, with protein sequence MAIEQFWQNALDLWGTLDQHPVLHAGLGLGVLLVIALVLGRVARFLILHAVKLLSRQPAVHWLNDLLNNKVFHRLAQMTPSLVVQFGLKLVPELNATSQHFLGNVALAFTILFLVLAISALLDALLDIYARTEHARTRSIKGYVQLAKMVLFIFGAIIIVATLIDRSPLLLLSGLGAMSAVILLVYKDTLLSFVASVQLTSNDMLRVGDWIEMPQVGADGDVVDITLHTVKVQNFDKTIVSIPTWRLMSESFKNWRGMQQSGGRRIKRSLYIDAGGVRFLTDNEEQRLSQVHLLTDYIARKRSELKAWNEAQGNVAELSANRRRMTNIGTFRAYALAYLKSHAEIQPNMTCMVRQMQTTAQGIPLEIYCFTRTTAWGDYERIQGDIFDYLLAVMPEFGLSLYQQPSGTDLRAGLLPASLPHQQRTLTAETTEP encoded by the coding sequence ATGGCTATTGAACAGTTCTGGCAAAACGCCCTCGATCTATGGGGCACTCTCGATCAACATCCCGTGCTGCACGCAGGCCTTGGGCTGGGCGTTCTGCTGGTCATCGCGCTAGTGCTCGGCCGGGTAGCACGCTTTCTAATCCTTCACGCGGTCAAGCTGCTGAGCCGACAGCCGGCTGTGCACTGGCTCAATGATCTGCTGAACAACAAAGTTTTCCACCGCCTGGCACAAATGACGCCATCGCTGGTGGTGCAATTCGGCCTGAAGCTAGTTCCGGAGCTCAACGCCACCAGCCAGCACTTCCTGGGCAACGTTGCGTTGGCCTTCACCATTCTGTTTCTGGTACTGGCCATCAGCGCCCTGCTCGACGCCCTGCTCGACATCTACGCGCGCACCGAACACGCCCGCACTCGCTCGATCAAGGGTTATGTGCAACTGGCGAAGATGGTCTTGTTCATCTTTGGCGCGATCATCATCGTCGCCACCCTGATCGACCGCTCGCCGCTGTTGCTGCTGTCAGGCCTGGGTGCCATGTCGGCGGTGATTCTGTTGGTATATAAGGACACCTTGCTGTCGTTCGTGGCCAGCGTGCAGCTGACCAGCAACGACATGCTGCGGGTCGGTGACTGGATCGAGATGCCGCAGGTCGGTGCTGACGGCGATGTGGTGGACATCACCTTGCACACGGTCAAGGTGCAGAACTTCGACAAGACCATCGTCTCGATCCCTACCTGGCGATTGATGTCCGAATCGTTCAAGAACTGGCGCGGCATGCAGCAATCAGGCGGGCGCCGGATCAAGCGCAGCCTGTATATCGACGCTGGCGGTGTACGGTTCCTGACCGACAACGAAGAACAGCGTCTGAGCCAGGTTCACCTGCTGACCGACTACATCGCCCGCAAGCGCAGCGAGCTCAAAGCCTGGAACGAGGCTCAGGGTAATGTCGCCGAGTTGTCCGCCAACCGTCGGCGCATGACCAACATCGGTACCTTCCGCGCCTATGCCCTGGCCTACCTGAAGAGCCACGCGGAGATCCAGCCGAACATGACCTGCATGGTCCGCCAGATGCAGACCACCGCCCAGGGCATCCCGCTAGAGATTTACTGCTTCACCCGCACCACCGCATGGGGTGATTACGAGCGGATCCAGGGTGACATCTTCGACTACCTGCTGGCAGTGATGCCGGAGTTCGGCCTGAGCCTGTACCAGCAACCCAGCGGCACCGACCTGCGCGCCGGGCTGCTACCGGCGAGCCTGCCCCACCAGCAACGGACGCTGACTGCCGAGACGACCGAGCCATAG
- a CDS encoding FMN-dependent NADH-azoreductase, with amino-acid sequence MSRVLVIESSARQQDSISRQLTRDFVSQWQAAHPGDQITLRDLAINPVPHLDANLLGGWMKPKDQRNADELQALARSNELTDEVLAADVLVLAAPMYNFTIPSTLKAWLDHVLRAGVTFKYTETGPQGLLTGKKAYMLTARGGIHAGATTDHQEPYLRQVMAFIGIHDVTFIHAEGLNLGGDFHEKGLNQAKAQLAAVA; translated from the coding sequence ATGTCCCGTGTACTTGTTATCGAAAGCAGCGCTCGTCAGCAGGACTCGATCTCCCGGCAACTGACCCGTGACTTTGTCAGCCAGTGGCAAGCGGCCCACCCTGGCGACCAGATCACCCTGCGCGATCTGGCCATCAACCCGGTTCCGCACCTGGATGCCAACCTGCTCGGTGGTTGGATGAAGCCTAAAGACCAGCGTAATGCTGACGAGCTGCAGGCCCTGGCCCGCTCCAACGAATTGACCGATGAAGTACTGGCCGCCGATGTGCTGGTACTGGCTGCGCCGATGTACAACTTCACCATCCCAAGCACCTTGAAGGCCTGGCTGGACCATGTTCTACGTGCTGGCGTCACCTTCAAGTACACCGAAACCGGCCCACAAGGGCTGCTCACCGGCAAGAAGGCTTACATGCTCACTGCCCGCGGTGGCATCCATGCTGGCGCCACCACGGATCACCAGGAACCCTACCTGCGTCAGGTAATGGCGTTCATTGGCATCCACGATGTGACCTTCATTCACGCCGAAGGCCTGAACCTGGGAGGGGACTTCCACGAGAAGGGCTTGAACCAGGCCAAGGCACAACTGGCTGCGGTGGCCTGA
- a CDS encoding carboxylate/amino acid/amine transporter, which translates to MGYLLIVALIQAFSFSLIGEYLAGHVDSYFAVLARVLLAGLVFLPLTRWRQVEPRFMRSMLLIGALQYGITYVCLYLSFRVLTVPEVLLFTILTPLHVTLIEDALNRRFNPWALVAALVAVAGAAVIRFDSISPDFFIGFLLLQLANFTYAAGQVLYRHLIARNPSDLPHYRRFGYFYLGALLVVLPAFLAFGNSQHLPSTDVQWLVLLFLGLCPTALGLYWWNKGACLVSGATLAVMNNLHVPVGLLLNLLIWNQHEPLGRLFIGGAIILASLWLGRLGSQRPLLVGQARR; encoded by the coding sequence ATGGGCTATTTATTGATCGTCGCGCTGATCCAGGCATTTTCCTTCAGCCTGATTGGCGAGTACCTGGCTGGACATGTGGACAGTTACTTCGCCGTGCTGGCGCGGGTACTGCTGGCCGGACTGGTGTTTTTGCCCTTGACCCGCTGGCGTCAGGTCGAGCCGCGTTTCATGCGCTCGATGCTGCTGATCGGCGCGCTGCAATACGGCATCACCTATGTCTGCCTGTACCTGAGTTTCAGGGTGCTGACCGTGCCGGAAGTGCTGCTGTTCACCATCCTCACGCCGTTGCACGTGACCTTGATCGAAGATGCCCTGAACCGGCGCTTCAACCCGTGGGCACTGGTGGCAGCGCTGGTCGCGGTGGCGGGTGCGGCAGTCATTCGTTTCGACAGCATCAGCCCGGACTTCTTTATCGGTTTCTTGCTGCTGCAACTGGCCAACTTCACCTATGCGGCCGGGCAAGTGCTGTACCGTCACCTGATCGCGCGCAACCCCAGTGACCTGCCGCACTACCGGCGTTTCGGTTACTTCTACCTGGGCGCCTTGTTGGTGGTGTTGCCTGCGTTCCTGGCGTTCGGCAACAGCCAGCACCTGCCAAGCACCGATGTGCAATGGCTGGTGTTGCTGTTCCTCGGGCTATGCCCGACGGCATTGGGCTTGTACTGGTGGAACAAGGGCGCGTGCCTGGTTTCCGGCGCGACCCTGGCGGTGATGAACAACCTGCACGTACCGGTGGGGCTGCTGCTCAATTTGCTGATCTGGAACCAGCACGAGCCCCTGGGCAGGTTGTTCATCGGCGGGGCGATTATCCTGGCTTCGCTATGGCTCGGTCGTCTCGGCAGTCAGCGTCCGTTGCTGGTGGGGCAGGCTCGCCGGTAG